The following coding sequences are from one Leptospira mayottensis 200901116 window:
- a CDS encoding MBL fold metallo-hydrolase, translating to MIVQLYGTRGSIPSPLRTREYIQKVTQILELVRKEGPDTLIDIQKFISKLPPYLTHVVGGNTTCVSVALSNGRRMVFDCGTGLRILGDELMRKEFQNGEGKIALFFSHTHWDHIQGIPFFKPIYIPGNELHFYSPYPDLQERLEKQQSPEFFPIPFSALASTKLFTCLSLGETLDLEGDCKVSFYPLKHPGGSFAYRVEANGKVFIFATDAEFTGEDFDSVTDMKPFFENADLLVLDAQYTLDESFQKFDWGHTSYTMAVNCAVAWNVKKLVLTHHEPVYADDVLDIILGEARAHAVSLGNSSIRIELAVEGNVYKLS from the coding sequence ATGATTGTTCAGTTATACGGGACCCGAGGTTCGATTCCTTCTCCACTCCGTACCCGAGAATACATACAGAAAGTGACACAAATTTTGGAACTAGTTCGGAAAGAGGGTCCTGATACCCTAATCGATATTCAAAAATTTATTTCTAAATTACCTCCCTATCTTACCCATGTGGTCGGAGGAAATACCACCTGTGTTTCCGTGGCTCTTTCCAATGGAAGAAGGATGGTTTTCGACTGCGGAACAGGACTTAGAATTCTCGGGGACGAACTCATGCGGAAAGAATTCCAAAATGGCGAGGGAAAAATCGCGTTATTCTTTTCTCATACACATTGGGATCATATTCAGGGAATTCCGTTTTTCAAACCAATCTATATACCCGGAAACGAACTTCACTTTTATTCTCCTTATCCGGACTTGCAGGAGCGCCTTGAAAAGCAACAGTCCCCCGAATTTTTTCCCATACCATTTTCTGCTCTTGCCTCTACGAAACTCTTTACCTGCCTAAGTCTCGGCGAAACGTTGGATTTGGAAGGAGATTGTAAGGTCAGCTTTTACCCGCTTAAACACCCGGGCGGGTCGTTTGCCTATCGAGTGGAGGCGAATGGTAAGGTTTTTATTTTTGCCACGGACGCCGAATTTACCGGAGAGGATTTTGATTCCGTTACAGATATGAAACCTTTCTTTGAAAATGCGGATCTGCTCGTTTTAGATGCTCAATACACTCTGGACGAATCCTTCCAAAAATTTGACTGGGGACATACGTCTTATACGATGGCCGTAAACTGTGCGGTTGCCTGGAACGTGAAAAAACTTGTTCTAACTCATCACGAACCCGTTTACGCGGACGACGTGTTGGACATCATTCTTGGGGAAGCTCGGGCGCACGCGGTATCGCTTGGCAACTCGTCTATTCGGATCGAACTTGCCGTAGAAGGAAATGTATATAAACTATCATGA
- the odhB gene encoding 2-oxoglutarate dehydrogenase complex dihydrolipoyllysine-residue succinyltransferase, translated as MSVEIKVPEMGESITEATIANWVKKEGDAVKQDEILLELETDKATMEVPAPSSGVLQKIHKKVGDTVKVKEIIGLIDSTVSAPSSSSPAITTQTNQTSGNDRLNETLPPAVRKLIDDNGLNASAISGSGKNGQITKEDVLKAIESKTSAPAPAAAKPVTSPEIPKAVPTARRTDLPRENAVPMTRLRKVIAERLVSAQHNAAILTTFNEVDMSAVMELRNRYKDRFKEAHNVGLGFMSFFTKAAIHALKMIPAINAEIRGNDIVYKNFYDVGVAVGGPKGLVVPIVRDADLLSFAGVEQEIVRLANRVKDGKIELSEMEGGTFTISNGGIYGSMMSTPILNPPQSGILGLHNIVKRAVVVNDQIVIRPMMYLALSYDHRIVDGKEAVTFLVKVKEAIEDPARLLLEL; from the coding sequence ATGTCTGTAGAAATTAAGGTCCCCGAAATGGGGGAATCCATCACGGAAGCTACGATTGCGAATTGGGTTAAGAAAGAAGGAGACGCGGTAAAACAAGATGAGATTTTGTTAGAACTGGAAACCGATAAGGCCACTATGGAAGTTCCGGCGCCTTCTTCCGGTGTTCTTCAGAAAATTCATAAGAAGGTCGGAGATACAGTGAAAGTGAAGGAGATCATCGGCCTAATCGACTCCACAGTTTCCGCACCTTCCTCTTCTTCTCCTGCAATCACAACACAAACGAATCAAACCTCAGGAAATGATAGACTCAACGAAACTCTTCCACCTGCGGTTCGTAAATTGATCGACGACAACGGTTTGAATGCTTCTGCGATTTCCGGTTCCGGTAAGAACGGACAAATCACAAAAGAAGACGTATTAAAGGCGATCGAATCCAAAACTTCCGCTCCTGCACCCGCCGCCGCAAAGCCAGTAACATCTCCCGAAATTCCGAAGGCGGTTCCGACCGCAAGAAGAACGGATCTTCCGAGAGAAAATGCGGTTCCGATGACTCGTTTACGCAAAGTGATTGCGGAGAGACTCGTATCGGCGCAACACAATGCCGCCATCTTAACCACATTCAACGAAGTGGATATGAGTGCCGTAATGGAACTTAGAAATCGTTATAAGGATCGCTTTAAAGAGGCGCATAACGTAGGTCTCGGATTTATGAGTTTCTTTACGAAAGCTGCCATCCACGCACTCAAAATGATTCCCGCGATCAACGCGGAAATTCGGGGAAACGACATCGTATATAAGAACTTTTATGATGTTGGGGTGGCTGTCGGAGGACCTAAAGGACTTGTGGTTCCGATCGTAAGAGACGCAGATCTTTTGAGCTTTGCAGGAGTGGAGCAAGAGATCGTAAGACTTGCCAACCGAGTTAAGGATGGAAAAATCGAACTTTCGGAGATGGAGGGTGGAACGTTTACGATTTCCAACGGGGGAATCTACGGTTCCATGATGTCCACTCCGATCTTAAACCCTCCTCAGAGTGGAATTTTAGGACTTCATAATATAGTAAAGCGTGCAGTGGTGGTAAACGATCAAATCGTGATCCGTCCGATGATGTATCTCGCACTTTCCTACGACCACAGAATCGTAGACGGAAAAGAAGCGGTTACATTCCTCGTAAAGGTCAAAGAAGCGATCGAAGATCCGGCCCGACTTTTACTCGAACTTTAA
- a CDS encoding penicillin-binding protein 1A, whose product MKSIGLHRTSKTLLVIALLGGLFFGYILAEVDEGGELAMLASYQPTTPTRLYDINGAVFAELYKHKQQLLKYQDIPPHVVQAFLSVEDNNFFNHFGIDFMAILRAGIVNVVSGRIKQGGSTLTQQLAKTILQNRKRSFARKFIEALFTLQIEQEYSKEEILEIYFNLIYLGHGTTGLASAADVYFQKDVSDLDVAEAALLARLPKAPVKYSPFKNPTISKGAHLNVLRLMADQGYIPTDKIQSIHDDFWNKYWPVVITQSPSQSTWGNRLNKAPHFTEYVRQKLEKELGEDKVYTGGLKVYTTLDARKQEIAQEELSKAIKKHDDLVSGITVNYSGGADRGLVGLYYLMGSVFPVGMPFVSKLDDKANYRVALERELIDAADILTILTPGENESSAISEFQKQTAVFGKNLHVEGAAITIEPSTGYIQTMVGGYEFTPKNQFNRATMARRQTGSAFKPFVYGAAIQERVVGSGTGIMDAPLTTLTEEGEGWSPQDFDGDFLGMVPLSRALSLSLNIVSVQVFLRTGPDAVIDFSSRLLGVAPTRFPPSPALALGIAELTPLEMALGYATIANNGRRVIPFSVRYVIDQSGNIIYNEETKVQEELQRQAKDGSIQVISEGTAYILKKMLTNVAMAGTAAMGLRDPEKGNYRGIAAGKTGSTSSFTNAWYCGFDPNYTTVIWLGFDKSSISLGRGQAASVLAVPIWGRMYNRFYGGQNYPTFGEDIIPEEVQGGGTCAYNGLSPKPGVCPVTQNLTLKPITVAGVTKAVMGNRQCDGERDHHKSVDFREFLQKEYQISDEELGKMDRKFKPRTE is encoded by the coding sequence ATGAAAAGTATCGGACTTCATAGAACTTCCAAAACTTTGCTCGTTATCGCCCTCTTAGGAGGACTTTTTTTCGGTTATATTCTTGCGGAAGTGGACGAAGGGGGAGAACTTGCGATGCTTGCTTCTTACCAACCTACGACTCCAACAAGACTCTACGACATCAACGGAGCTGTATTTGCCGAGCTTTACAAACACAAACAGCAACTTTTGAAATATCAGGACATTCCTCCTCATGTGGTGCAGGCGTTTTTATCCGTGGAAGATAACAACTTCTTCAATCATTTCGGGATCGACTTTATGGCGATTCTCCGCGCCGGGATCGTAAACGTAGTTTCGGGAAGAATCAAACAGGGCGGTTCTACTCTGACTCAACAACTCGCCAAAACCATTTTGCAAAATAGAAAACGTTCCTTCGCGAGGAAGTTCATCGAGGCATTATTTACTCTTCAGATAGAACAAGAATATTCAAAAGAAGAAATATTAGAAATTTATTTTAATCTGATTTATCTCGGGCACGGAACCACGGGGCTTGCCTCCGCCGCGGACGTATATTTTCAAAAGGACGTGAGCGATCTGGATGTGGCCGAGGCCGCTCTGCTGGCAAGACTTCCCAAAGCTCCCGTAAAATATTCTCCGTTCAAAAATCCCACGATTTCAAAAGGCGCTCATCTGAATGTTCTGAGACTCATGGCGGATCAGGGTTATATTCCAACCGATAAGATTCAGTCGATTCACGACGATTTCTGGAATAAATATTGGCCGGTTGTTATCACACAGTCTCCTTCCCAATCCACTTGGGGAAACCGTCTGAACAAAGCACCTCACTTTACCGAATACGTTCGCCAGAAGCTTGAAAAAGAGCTCGGAGAAGATAAGGTTTATACCGGAGGTTTAAAAGTTTATACGACTCTTGATGCTCGTAAACAAGAGATCGCACAGGAGGAATTGTCCAAGGCGATCAAAAAACACGACGATCTCGTTTCCGGAATTACTGTAAATTATTCAGGAGGAGCTGATCGCGGACTTGTAGGTCTTTATTATCTTATGGGTTCTGTCTTCCCCGTCGGAATGCCTTTTGTCAGTAAGCTCGACGATAAGGCGAACTATCGGGTTGCGTTGGAAAGAGAATTGATCGATGCGGCCGACATCCTTACGATCTTGACCCCAGGTGAAAATGAGTCTTCGGCGATTTCCGAATTTCAAAAGCAAACTGCAGTTTTTGGAAAAAATCTTCACGTAGAAGGGGCTGCGATTACGATCGAGCCTTCCACCGGTTATATCCAAACCATGGTAGGCGGTTACGAATTCACGCCGAAGAATCAGTTTAACCGAGCCACAATGGCGAGACGTCAAACCGGGTCCGCGTTCAAACCGTTCGTCTACGGGGCAGCGATTCAAGAAAGGGTCGTAGGGAGCGGAACCGGAATTATGGATGCGCCTCTCACAACTCTTACGGAAGAGGGGGAAGGTTGGTCACCCCAGGATTTCGACGGAGACTTTTTAGGAATGGTTCCACTTTCCAGAGCCTTGTCCTTATCTTTAAATATTGTATCGGTTCAAGTGTTTTTGCGGACCGGACCGGATGCGGTGATCGACTTTTCTTCCAGACTTTTAGGAGTGGCCCCGACTCGTTTCCCACCAAGTCCTGCGCTTGCACTTGGAATCGCGGAACTCACACCTCTTGAGATGGCACTTGGTTATGCTACGATTGCTAACAATGGAAGAAGGGTGATTCCGTTTTCTGTTCGTTATGTGATCGATCAGAGCGGGAATATAATTTATAACGAAGAAACCAAGGTTCAGGAAGAACTGCAGAGACAGGCTAAAGACGGAAGTATCCAAGTGATCTCCGAAGGAACCGCTTACATTCTGAAAAAAATGCTAACCAATGTGGCGATGGCTGGAACCGCTGCGATGGGGTTAAGAGATCCAGAGAAAGGAAATTACAGAGGAATCGCCGCTGGAAAAACCGGCTCGACTTCTTCTTTTACCAACGCATGGTACTGTGGATTCGATCCGAATTATACGACTGTTATTTGGTTGGGATTCGATAAAAGTTCGATTTCTTTGGGAAGAGGACAAGCAGCTTCTGTGCTTGCGGTTCCGATTTGGGGAAGAATGTACAATCGTTTCTACGGAGGTCAGAATTATCCAACCTTCGGCGAAGACATTATACCCGAAGAGGTACAAGGCGGAGGCACTTGTGCTTACAATGGACTTTCTCCAAAACCGGGAGTATGTCCCGTAACTCAGAATCTGACACTCAAACCGATCACCGTAGCCGGAGTGACCAAGGCGGTGATGGGGAATCGCCAGTGTGATGGGGAAAGGGATCATCACAAGTCTGTGGATTTTAGAGAATTCTTACAAAAAGAATATCAGATTAGCGATGAGGAATTGGGTAAAATGGATCGAAAGTTCAAACCTAGGACGGAATAA